Part of the Lolium rigidum isolate FL_2022 chromosome 6, APGP_CSIRO_Lrig_0.1, whole genome shotgun sequence genome, agctcgggtataggaataaccgaggcacgcggagacgaggatgtattcctgtgttcccttcctttgtaagaaggtacatcacgtttggaggggtggaggtcccacgaaggatttcccaacgccccgaaggctcaccctattctccgagccaaactcaCGAAGGATAATGATCCTTTCCTTAtgattagcttttcctccactccggagatggcaagctccaaaaccacttcacaagctccacgaaggagaagctcgggcctcttcacaatcttccttgaagagatcaccggagcaccaaccgccaagccaactaggaggtctccctccaagagtaacaagctcacggtatcTCACTCGAATTAATCGTggtagagagctcaacactatgcaatgatgcaaagcaagaacactagaggtgttcaaatccttcacactcaaatcccaccaaagcaacaaatgctaggatgagattagagaggagaacaaagaggaaatcaacaaatgactccaagatctagatccaaaggttcccctcacttagaggagaaaatgattggtggggattgtagatctagatctcctctcttagaaccctcaagaatgagcaagaatcatgggggaatcaagagatattgcaagttcttcaaagtcaacaatggtggagagagagtggaagaacttatccagcccaaggtggaagaagggctatttatagcccaaatcGAAATCTAACCGTTGGGGAAGTGACCAGCTCAGCATCGGTCGAGGGAGCCGGtcaaccgggtctgggaccggaccgtccggcgcaggggccggttcgaccgggccacaggccggaccatccggttggCACCGGAACGTGCGCCGGGCCATGACCGAGAGGCGTCCAGGACTTGCAGTATCTGCCCCGATTGTCACCGGAGCAGGGGCCGGTCTGCGCCGGGGCAGCCGGTCCACAGGCTGGCCCAACCGGGCGTGAGGCCAGACCGGGCCGTACGCCGGGCCAGCGCTGGGAGAAGGGGAAAACTCCACTAGAGGGTGCCCAgtgtgcaccggtccaggggccggttggaaccgggccatccggtgggacggccggtcacgccgggcgaggTACCGGaccagcaggaaaacatgttatacaaaaattgtgataacttttgtgtccggactccgattgacatgaaaccaattttgttggaaagataatgacaaatagaaccccaacaaatatggagactcctcacaggatatttttagattacTCTAGAGAGAgattctcccaccgtcaagaaacggtgaagacgtccaaactcgaaaatgcaatagaagatgcatgcggattccgttttcgatgaacttgggcttcttgtaaagctagcaacaagctcaaaaacctcacacagagaaataccaagaagcaatagggatatgcaaagtatgcaaatgattgagctcaCTAAGATgacgcgatcaagttacccaaccgaaagcccctcttgatagtgcggctatctatcctataatccggtctcccaacatccaccttgagaccggtaaaagaaaaacctagcaaggccataccttttccttgcgcatcccgcttgatcttgatgataactcttcaagctccactcaagccggaatgctttacttgatcattgttgcttcgtgaagactcacaaatgctcccccatacaccatgatgggaaagctccattgatgcacatcttacatgtccattatcaccaaatggacggcaagcttcaagcatatgatcttcttgagatgctcaacttgaacttgcccaactcaatcttgatcaccacttgatgtcattctctcatgggctatatgagatctcccttttgatgcatgcccatggaacgaTACCtagcccacatagacaacacaagggcacatatatgatgggttagttcataaggcataattgacaaggtttaccataccacatgacttcacgtggcacattcttcatgcttcatgtcttgaccaaacttgaatctattcttcactctttgtattggtaaaccttgtatcttctcatgctctatcatactatcttgaggtgtgtaaagaattcttcatttattttcatgctctaaatcttagccaACCatgcatagctcaacttatgggactatcatgacaccgacttagagccataacttgaattcttcacttggaatcaagcactcaagatcttgatcatccattgcttatcagataagctagagcatggctaatattgagttccacataggaactccatcttcatttcttcttcttgatcgtatcacatatatgtcttcaaatcgatgatcttgatgccaatactcaagatatatctttatcttcatggcatccatacttgaatccaacacatggactacaagtagtacctatggaatattccttcatataaactcaatgaaaatattagcTCATAGgggttatcattaattaccaaaaccacacataggggcaatatacccttacaaaaaTTCATTTGGCGAGTATCTTTAGCATTTAAATCTATAAGTTCTTGAGTTTTAACGCATTATGTCTCTTTATTCTTAACTACGTAAGACCGAAATTTTAAATCTCTCTCAGGATTTAGAAGAACTATAACTATCTAACGAGACATAATTAGAACCCCCTCCCCGATCGGCCCAAGTGGGCTGGCCCCTGTGGCCGGGCCGGCCACCTCCTTCTCCTCCCGATGGGACCCTTTAGCATATGGGACCCATTTAGGGTGAGATGCCTTTTTAATTaagtaaatatatttaatatattAATTCGTTTAACAAACATATTCTTTAGTTGCCATTTCTTTGAGACACCTCCCGAACTATTTCGAACACCTTTCGGACAACCCCAGAACCCTATTTCGGATATCTCTCTCAGTTCTGATGAATTCAAAACTATCTTGAGTTTAGTTAAACCCTTAAGTGTGTTGTCATATGGTTCGGAAATAACACATACATGACCGAGACAATTTGCCTCTAGAACACTATCTCCAATGAAACCACCTACAAGAGTGATTTTGGTGGAGCCCAAACACCAGGTCAAAAGATTCCCGTGCGCGAACTCCGTCTAGCCACTATGACTCATCGGTGTAGATGCACTCATTGCCTAAAACTTAAAAAATCTgttttttaatttaaaaaaacatATGTCGATCCGAACATTCTATGTTTGAACACAAAGTTTCATGATAGAAAAGTACTTTCGGGGTATGTGTAAAAAGACGATTTTTAGTGCTCCAAAATAGATTTTTACGGGATACTTTTTCCTCTTTTACACATGCCAGAAGAATGTATTTTTTTTCTACAAAACTTTGTTTGTGCACATAGTGTCTTGATGTACACCAAatagttttttattttctttgaaattttgaaatgcaCTTGAAGTTTATTCTTCATAATGGGTGCGCCTAGACCTATTAGTTAAAACACCATGCACATACAATTATAGATACTCCTTTGGTCCAGAATAGTATGTCCCAGATTTTCGCATGTATCTATACCTGTTTTACTATGTAGATACATATCCAAATCTAGATAAATATGTGACATCTAATTCAGGATAAATGGAGTATAATATTTTTTTTAGGATATCAATCTAATGATCTTAATTTTATTTCACGCATGTTTTTTTGTTGACAATCAATACATCTATATATTTTTtattaacaaatagtacatggtgaaACTGCCAAAagagaagaaacctcttctttgcaaGTGGGGTAAGGTTAGAGCACATCGAGGGATCCCTTCCCAGGTTGGATGAAAGGAAacaagtactacctccatcccaaggcttaaggcctattttttttccagaaagtcaaactatgttaagtttgactgagTTTTTATCagaaatcattaacatgaaaagtacaaaatcaatatcattagatagataatgaaatatattttcatatggtacctacaaaatatcataattgttcataaattcttctaaaaatTTGATCAAAATTTACTTCATTcaactttctgaaaaaaaaatatagaccttaagccttgggatgaagGTAGTAAATGCTAAACCCAAATATGAGGTTACGGATGTCACTAGAACCCAGAGCTAGCTGGTTCTCCCATAAATATAAAGTCTTGCTCTCCTTTCTTGCCGTTACTTGTGTTACGACCCCTGACCTAGTAGCAAGTTGGCACTGCACGCTTTATCCGCCCGCCCTCCTAACGTATTGCAAATGCCAAGGAACGAGTGCACGTGGTATAGATACACGAACGTGCTATCTCTAGCGATTACAAAATATAATCTAAAAGAGACAAGGAATTTTTTTTAGGTCTTCAAATTCTTTATGCTTTCATGACACAATCTTGCATTTTTCAGAAGACAGCTGAATCCACAAACCTTTAAAACCAATGGGAGGTTCTCCTATAATTTTAATTTAAGTTGCATTGCCCATGCCGTTGTGCGCAGGTTAGGTGTTTGTGTTAATGCCAATGTTGATGACATTGAGCATTAGGTAGCACAGAACAACAAATTGAAAATTTATTCAGGAGTGGAAGTGAGAGAGAAATATGTCAAGGAGAGAGACGAGCGTGGCATGCGAGCTACATTAGTCGGTAAGAGTGGAGGGTGATGCTGGCTGGGATTGGATTATTTTCGGTGCACCAAAGTAGTCCGAAGATATCCAAGGTTTGAATCGACCAGGATTGATAAGCATAGGACGCTGATTTCAGGGATTGCGAGCTCGGGATTTGATCTAGACCCCATCTACGAGTTCAAGATTTAATACAGACTTTACACATTAGTCAATCACCATCAGCAAGATTATCAACATCAGTATGACGGTAAAAAACCGAACAACCTTGTCGATTATTTCACGCACGTTAATTGTTGGTCTAAGGCTTGTCTAAAGTTTACATTTAAAACGGAGGGTATGATTGTTGGCATTCGTGGCCCAAATTCAAAACAAGTAGCACCCCTGTTCAAAGACAGGTTTTGCATCCGCTAGAGATCCGGCCGCACTTGGGCACGACGGCACTTGCAGCCACCAGCCAGCGACGCGAGTAGCAGAGAGGGGGAGCGCTGGTGCCCAGTGGTGCGCGCGTCGCAGCGAGTTGCCCGCCACACAGGCAGCACAAAAGCTCGGCGCCTGCGTGCGCGCGTTTCGTCCCGTGCCGGTGCCCACGAGGCTGCCATGTTACTACCGTCACGGCGTCACAAAGGAAGCAAGCTGGCGAGCACGCGCACGGTGACTCGGCCCGGCCGGAAATAGAAAACTCCTCTTCCCCGGATCCAACCTCCGCCTGCTCCGCTCCCCTGCCCGTCCAATTCCCCCCGCCCGCCGCCCAACGCTCTCTACTCATGGCGGCGGAGGCACGGGCCGAGAGCCCCGCGCccgcggccccgccgccgcccgtccCCGAGAAGCGCGCGGCCCCGGCGGACGCCGGCGAGGATGAGCGGCCCGGGCCGAAGCGGCGCCGCGCGTTCGTCGCGACGCTCGACGGCGTCCCCtgcgccgccgcggcggcggcggaggaggacgggcACCGCGACGGCCTATCCTTCTCCTTCCAGCACTCGCGCGGCGGCTTCGTGCCGCTGGAGACGACGCCCAAGTTCGGGTCTTTCAACCCGCCCGCGCCCGCCGAGCAGCAGGAGGCACCCGACCTCGACCCCAAGCCTGAGCTGCCCGCCGGCGAAGATTCACCggttgtggaggaggagggagaggatccGGCGTCGCCCCGCACCGTTGCGGAAGATGGGAATTCAGAGCAGCAAGTGGCGACGGAGGTCGATCAGGGGGAGCCGGAAAGGCAAGATGAACCGGATTGTGCTGATGCACATCATCCGTAGGCACAACCATTCAAGGCGTCAATTTCTGCTGTTGTACATCTGCAGTAGCACTACTGTTGTTCTCTTCTGTGATCATGTGTGTGCTAGCTGCAGTTGTTAGGGAATGTGTGCAAATGTTCTTTTGTAGAAACTTTGATGCAAGTCAACGCTGAtgcggctaagagcatctccagtagctccagtcgcgtcccccaaagggatttggggtgcgccggatcaaaagtgcgttccagccgcgtcccccaaagtccatttttgtccggcgcggtccgatacggtgtccggcgtcccgagcccgtccccgtcccacaggggacgctccggggacgcaggacacaacgaaaagcgaggcgaaccgacgcggggccgacccgtcagcggcacagggaaaattcgtctcacactcccgctaaatcgcgccgctcccgccaaatcacgcctataccgccgcgcacaggcctcccaaaacatatcccgccgccgattcatttctcctatcccgtcgatttctttctccctcccgccgtccacccgtcgTCGCTACCCTCTctacatggcgccgccgacagcccccaaaaagatggcgaagaaagcggccaagaagccgccgggcaatgggacgaaaggggcgacaacgccattcgcgaagccgcggaaggcgccggctgcgaagaagaagcctgaaggatggaccgacgatcaatggcagcaagattgcctgcgccggaagctatcaacggcggagcggaaaggacggagggtggcggagccggagaagaaggctcggGCGGCGCGCCGACACCAGACACGTAATGGcccggtgtatcgccgccaccaacgcgagcccatggagtacgtccatgccggtgtacgttccgggagtgatctctccgtcgcaagccgccttctacaacgatgtccctccgccactcccggtgcgtgacgcctaacttgtcgccgcactaccgggatgcgctgccgcacggcggcttc contains:
- the LOC124662910 gene encoding sterile alpha motif domain-containing protein 1-like — encoded protein: MAAEARAESPAPAAPPPPVPEKRAAPADAGEDERPGPKRRRAFVATLDGVPCAAAAAAEEDGHRDGLSFSFQHSRGGFVPLETTPKFGSFNPPAPAEQQEAPDLDPKPELPAGEDSPVVEEEGEDPASPRTVAEDGNSEQQVATEVDQGEPERQDEPDCADAHHP